The following coding sequences lie in one Helicoverpa zea isolate HzStark_Cry1AcR chromosome 14, ilHelZeax1.1, whole genome shotgun sequence genomic window:
- the LOC124636661 gene encoding uncharacterized protein LOC124636661, with protein sequence MLYPLDEKHTMQANFPKKLPVPHWDRVHLEYPVRKHPGTGLSSETISRKWRDQPEILKEMRTPVEEIKNYFRDYNITQQLTRSQTTEQYGYKLPDTKRFNKHTSCTENEYVYPQPRRITDRPPQLSAHGTTEMRSHYTPPVIPPRLVTDKDQYKLPTRLPRDPLPLEPSWRTELEPLDTTHEGFEKYLDPYLTTSRLHHRPYTADQLQRPSCNKDVVTYYTFKDITWTRTRKPETEWRLPVPRPKSVYDREKFKEGIREIRTHNKLPWVPGTFRTEARDNYIPPTLQPVSQIHNYEEEARSFYEKSVADLSTNIHEEYNAFQKQYCTENSVVGSRKPICTVLDQFTEKNKRLERKSVHIG encoded by the exons ATGCTATACCCACTAGATGAAAAGCACACAATGCAAGCGAATTTCCCTAAAAAGTTGCCGGTGCCCCATTGGGATCGGGTCCATTTGGAATATCCAGTGAGGAAGCATCCGGGAACTGGGCTTTCCAGTGAAACTATCAGCCGAAAATGGAGAGACCAACCGGAGATATTGAAAGAGATG AGGACTCCAGTAGAAGAGATCAAGAACTATTTTCGTGATTACAACATTACGCAACAGTTGACAAGGTCACAGACTACTGAACAGTACGGCTACAAACTGCCTGATACTAAGCGATTCAATAAACATACGTCATGTACGGAGAATGAATATGTTTATCCGCAGCCTAGGAGG ATTACCGATAGACCTCCACAATTATCTGCGCATGGCACAACAGAGATGCGCAGTCACTACACTCCACCAGTCATACCGCCTCGTTTGGTTACCGATAAGGATCAATACAAACTTCCTACCAGACTACCGAGGGATCCT CTTCCTCTCGAGCCAAGCTGGCGAACAGAATTAGAACCTCTGGACACAACACATGAAGGATTCGAGAAATACTTGGACCCATACCTGACGACCAGCAGACTGCACCACCGACCGTACACTGCCGATCAGCTGCAAAGACCATCGTGTAACAAGGATGTGGTCACTTATTACACTTTCAAGGATATAACTTGG ACAAGGACTCGAAAACCCGAAACGGAGTGGCGTCTCCCAGTTCCTAGACCAAAGTCTGTGTATGACAGAGAAAAGTTCAAGGAAGGCATCCGAGAAATAAGAACACATAACAAATTGCCATGGGTGCCTGG GACTTTCCGAACGGAAGCGCGAGATAACTACATACCACCAACATTGCAACCAGTTTCTCAAATTCACAACTATGAAGAAGAAGCTAGAAGTTTCTACGAAAAATCTGTAGCAGACCTATCGACCAACATTCATGAGGAATATAATGCGTTCCAGAAACAATACTGTACGGAGAACTCCGTTGTAGGGTCAAGGAAACCTATCTGTACTGTACTCGACCAGTTCACTGAGAAAAATAAGAGGTTAGAGAGGAAAAGTGTTCATATAGGATAA